In Aegilops tauschii subsp. strangulata cultivar AL8/78 chromosome 3, Aet v6.0, whole genome shotgun sequence, one genomic interval encodes:
- the LOC109769080 gene encoding uncharacterized protein: MASAPQRTASTHRSAVVRGTHEFHIVGYSERKPFARLTNKAASYFDPLYADGPGSDPLIKSAAFQVGNYTWDLVCIFGVQGQGPTLILVPGPQISGDGPVQGHLTSITLELLTKTITKDVIATASLQIDDPLGRWPPAVWRSDAAHRFCRRIFAGMSWKLSLPDAFRGHEERYVTDDDRLTIICTVDILQEDTQTAAETRKCLVSVVPAPTIPRDFQQLLLLLEKYPKLSDVTFLVEDTEFRAHRLVLAMRSPVFATELFGDAKESTTSRIRIDDMDASTFRAMIRFIYTDELPMKPINHVESRSPLNNNFKEEYMSLARKLLVAADRYDLERLRLMCENILSECINVATVMKTLLLVRGRQRCYQLQDSCIKYMSSDPDVYNAVTRSTRPPAQEKSTSRYNLSDVVRGTHEFRIPIFSSLQTSYRVSQVMTSDVFKVGGYDWKINVYPSGYDVEEHISVYLCLCTDPGTATVKSSNRFRIDDPNGKSPSMVLGSEDTFTKLHRTSGFQKFIAVNSAKSQYVGHDGSLTIHCDLDVHKEACTTSTSTTIAKSMIVVPPSNIAWHLEQLMVSGQWSNVTFMVEESKIHAHWLIIAMRSPVLFETVAVETSNWVIRIDDMKAAVLRAVLHFVYTDELLPVDDAVAAEEDRREKYLI; encoded by the exons ATGGCGTCTGCGCCGCAACGCACGGCGTCGACGCACAGGTCGGCGGTCGTCCGTGGCACGCACGAGTTTCACATCGTCGGCTACAGCGAGCGTAAGCCGTTCGCCCGTCTCACCAACAAGGCGGCATCATATTTCGACCCcctctatgccgacggccccggGAGTGACCCCTTGATCAAGTCTGCCGCCTTTCAGGTCGGCAACTACACATGGGACCTCGTCTGCATCTTCGGTGTTCAAGGTCAG GGCCCTACTTTGATCCTCGTCCCGGGCCCCCAAATTTCTGGAGACGGCCCTGTTCAAGGTCACCTCACATCCATCACCCTGGAGCTGCTCACCAAAACCATTACCAAGGATGTCATCGCCACGGCCAGCCTTCAGATCGACGACCCGCTTGGCCGGTGGCCGCCCGCCGTGTGGCGAAGCGACGCCGCCCACAGATTCTGCAGGAGAATATTTGCCGGTATGAGCTGGAAGCTGTCGCTACCGGATGCGTTCCGTGGGCACGAGGAGCGCTACGTCACCGATGATGACCGCCTCACCATCATCTGCACCGTCGACATTCTCCAAGAGGATACCCAGACCGCCGCGGAGACCAGGAAGTGCTTGGTCTCTGTGGTGCCGGCGCCGACCATCCCACGGGATTTTCAGCAGCTTCTGCTACTTCTGGAGAAGTACCCCAAGTTATCCGACGTCACCTTCCTCGTAGAGGATACCGAGTTCCGTGCGCACAGGCTTGTGCTTGCTATGCGGTCACCGGTCTTTGCCACGGAGCTCTTTGGTGACGCGAAGGAGAGCACCACAAGCCGAATAAGGATAGACGACATGGATGCCTCCACATTTAGGGCCATGATCCGGTTCATCTACACTGACGAGCTTCCCATGAAGCCAATCAACCATGTGGAATCAAGAAGCCCCCTTAATAATAATTTTAAAGAGGAATACATGTCCCTCGCCCGCAAACTCCTTGTGGCAGCTGATCGGTATGATCTCGAGAGGCTGAGGCTCATGTGCGAGAACATACTGTCGGAGTGCATCAATGTGGCCACTGTCATGAAGACGTTACTGCTGGTGCGAGGCCGCCAAAGGTGCTATCAGCTCCAGGATTCCTGCATCAAGTACATGTCGTCTGATCCTGATGTGTACAACGCGGTGACTCG TAGCACTCGACCACCAGCACAAGAGAAGAGCACATCCAGATATAATTTGTCGGATGTAGTCCGCGGTACGCATGAGTTCAGAATCCCCATCTTTAGCTCTTTGCAAACGAGCTACCGTGTTAGTCAAGTAATGACTTCCGATGTATTCAAGGTAGGCGGTTACGACTGGAAGATAAATGTGTACCCGTCTGGATATGATGTTGAAGAGCACATATCCGTCTACCTCTGTCTATGCACTGATCCTGGAACTGCTACAGTCAAGTCGTCGAACAGGTTCCGGATCGATGACCCTAACGGCAAATCACCGTCGATGGTGCTTGGTTCAGAAGACACTTTTACAAAGTTGCATCGAACCTCGGGATTTCAGAAGTTCATCGCCGTGAATTCTGCAAAGTCACAGTACGTAGGACACGATGGCTCCCTTACCATACATTGTGACCTTGACGTCCACAAGGAGGCATgcactactagtactagcaccaccatCGCTAAATCCATGATAGTTGTGCCGCCGTCCAACATTGCGTGGCACCTCGAGCAACTGATGGTGAGTGGGCAATGGTCGAACGTGACGTTCATGGTTGAGGAGAGCAAGATTCACGCACACTGGCTCATCATTGCCATGCGGTCACCAGTTCTGTTCGAAACGGTAGCGGTGGAGACGTCCAATTGGGTCATACGGATCGACGATATGAAGGCCGCTGTCCTCAGGGCAGTGCTCCACTTTGTCTATACCGACGAGCTGCTTCCTGTGGATGATGCGGTAGCAGCCGAAGAAG ATCGGAGGGAGAAATATTTaatttga